One Myotis daubentonii chromosome 3, mMyoDau2.1, whole genome shotgun sequence genomic window carries:
- the TINAGL1 gene encoding tubulointerstitial nephritis antigen-like, with amino-acid sequence MWRCPQRLLLLLLLAAEWALGARRGRGRRELAPALHLRGIRDAGGRYCQERDLCCRGRDDHCALPYLGATCYCDLFCNRTISDCCPDFWDFCLGVPPPFPPSQGCMHGGRNYPILGSYQDNCNRCTCQEKGQWECDQEPCLVDQDMINAINRGNYGWRAGNHSAFWGMTLDEGIRYRLGTIRPSPSVTSMNEIHTMLVPGEVLPTAFEASEKWPNLIHEPLDQGNCAGSWAFSTAAVASDRVSIHSLGHMTPVLSPQNLLSCDKHNQQGCRGGHLDGAWWFLRRRGVVSDHCYPFSGREKTEAGPTPRCMMHTRATGRGKRQATARCPNHHVHANDIYQVTPAYRLGSSETEIMKELMENGPVQALMEVHEDFFLYQGGIYSHTPVSLGRPERYRRHGTHSVKITGWGEESLPDGRTLKYWTAANSWGPAWGEKGHFRIVRGANECDIESFVLGVWGRVGMEDMGQH; translated from the exons ATGTGGAGATGCCCACAGcggctgctgctgttgctgctgctggctGCCGAGTGGGCCCTGGGTGCCCGGCGGGGCCGTGGGCGCCGGGAGCTCGCACCAGCGCTGCACCTGCGGGGCATCCGGGACGCCGGCGGCCGGTACTGCCAGGAGCGGGACCTGTGCTGCCGAGGCCGCGACGACCACTGCGCCCTGCCCTACCTGGGCGCCACCTGCTACTGCGACCTCTTCTGCAACCGAACCATCTCCGACTGCTGCCCGGACTTCTGGGACTTCTGTCTCGGcgtgccaccccctttccctcccagccAAG gaTGCATGCATGGGGGTCGCAACTACCCAATCTTAGGATCCTACCAGGACAACTGTAACCGTTG CACCTGCCAGGAGAAGGGGCAGTGGGAGTGTGATCAGGAGCCATGCCTGGTGGACCAAGACATGATCAACGCCATCAACCGGGGCAACTACGG GTGGCGGGCTGGGAACCACAGTGCCTTCTGGGGCATGACCCTGGATGAGGGCATTCGCTATCGCCTGGGCACCATCCGCCCATCTCCCTCCGTCACCAGCATGAATGAGATTCAC ACAATGCTGGTCCCGGGGGAGGTGCTGCCCACAGCCTTTGAGGCCTCTGAGAAGTGGCCCAACCTCATCCACGAGCCTCTTGACCAGGGCAACTGTGCCGGCTCCTGGGCCTTCTCCACAGCAG ccgTGGCATCCGATCGCGTCTCAATCCATTCTCTGGGGCACATGACACCCGTCCTGTCGCCCCAGAACCTGCTGTCCTGTGACAAGCACAACCAGCAGGGCTGCCGCGGTGGGCATCTGGATGGCGCCTGGTGGTTCCTGCGACGGAGAGG gGTTGTGTCTGACCACTGCTACCCGTTCTCGGGCCGGGAGAAGACGGAGGCAGGCCCCACGCCCCGCTGCATGATGCATACCCGGGCCACGGGTCGGGGCAAGCGCCAGGCCACTGCCCGCTGCCCCAATCACCACGTCCATGCCAATGACATCTACCAGGTCACGCCTGCCTACCGCCTCGGCTCCAGT GAGACGGAGATCATGAAGGAGCTGATGGAGAACGGCCCTGTCCAAG ccctcaTGGAGGTGCACGAGGACTTCTTCCTGTACCAGGGCGGCATCTACAGCCACACCCCGGTGAGCCTCGGGAGGCCAGAGCGATACCGCCGGCACGGAACCCATTCGGTCAAGATCACAGG GTGGGGAGAGGAGTCACTGCCTGACGGAAGGACGCTCAAATACTGG ACCGCAGCCAACTCgtggggcccagcctggggcgAGAAGGGCCACTTCCGCATCGTGCGTGGAGCCAACGAGTGTGACATCGAGAGCTTCGTGCTGGGTGTCTGGGGCCGTGTGGGCATGGAGGACATGGGTCAACACTGA